In Arcobacter sp. F155, the genomic window AAGAATGAGTGAAAATGATGAACATATTCTTTCACCTACAAAACTATACGAAAGACTTCTTTTTACTGGTGGAGCAATAACAAAGGTTCTAAAAAAGTTAGAAAAGAAAAACTATATTATTAGACTTGAAAATGAGTTTGATAAAAGAAGTAAATTAGTACAACTAACCTCTTTAGGAAAAGAGACTCACGACAAAGTTATGAAAGATGTTTTAAACTTTGAAGAAGAGTGTTTTTCTGAACTAAATAAAGAAGAGTTAGAGCTTTTTAGAAGCTTACTTTTAAAGCTTCTAAAAAAATAAGCTCTTTTTATCTTTGTTTTAAAGTAGTTTCCACACCTTGGTCGGGATGCCTTGGTATCAAAAATGATAAAGAAAAAGATAGTAAAGCAATACTTGCACCAATAATAAATACTAAAGAAGTAGAATAAAGCCAAACTAATCCTAAAAGAGCAGGTAAAAATACTGCTGCAATGTGATTTATAGTAAATGACACAGCACTTGCACTTGCGATATCTTTTGGGTCAGCAATTTTTTGAAAATATGTTTTAAGAGCAATTGCCATAGAAAACAGAATATGATCAATTATAAAAAGAAAATATGCCACATAAAGATTTTCAACAAAAGCATATGAAACAAATACAAGCATAAGTCCAATATACTCAAATCTTAGAGTATTTCTCTCCCCAAATTTAACAATAAATTTTCCTATTTTTGGAGCAAAATACATATTTAAAACAGAGTTTATAAATAAAAGTGCAACCATATTATGAACATCTAC contains:
- a CDS encoding MarR family winged helix-turn-helix transcriptional regulator, with protein sequence MKIKDLEKDIQRNKEKSPETYNEISNVTIPFYMFYNKMFGGVTKLEEDKYQITHSELDVLSCLRMSENDEHILSPTKLYERLLFTGGAITKVLKKLEKKNYIIRLENEFDKRSKLVQLTSLGKETHDKVMKDVLNFEEECFSELNKEELELFRSLLLKLLKK